Genomic window (Tripterygium wilfordii isolate XIE 37 chromosome 11, ASM1340144v1, whole genome shotgun sequence):
TACCCCTGCTGTAGGGCACATGAGATGGGTACCACCAGAAGGACAGAATTGTCAATTCAAAAAAGCATTATGAAAATGTATTTGGGTATGATTGAGAATATTGAAGGAATTTGAGGGTAGAAATGGAAATTGGGGAGTGTAGAGTAAGAGTTACGTAGAGGATTATTGGAGAGGGGGACAAGGATAAACAGGGAGAAGCGAAATGATGCGTTCGGGGACAGGAAAGCGGCTTTTAATTTTGGATTGCCGGGTACAGAGCGCGACATGTAACCACCATCACTACAATTGCCGTTGCCTCACGCGCACTCGATGGCATGTTTCAGTCACGGATCTCTCATAATTGTAATTATCCGtactgtaattttattttatttttttggtgaaaaatcAATTCAAAAAATAGTACAAaactttaaatatatttattcgTCAAtgccattttatttttatatatatttttcataaatattgCTTTTACTTATAATTTATCCAATAAAGATACACatacaaattatatatttttatatactcctgacatttataaattatatactattttttttttatattacgGGTACTTGCAAGTTGCATCCACTACTACATGGTAATTCTAATCATGGTCTCCATAAAAAAAGTATACACTTGTATAAATTATTCTATACGATGATATTCATGAATTATTAAACTATAAATAACATGTTCGAGAATTCACATGATCATACAATATTTTTTGGGGTTGACAACAAAATTAAGTTGAGTCTAATATGTTGTTTGATGACATCTAAAACTTACTTGAGTTCCTGACATATTCGTTAGTCGGGCTAGTTGTCAGCAAGTGATTGTTCGACTGTTCTTAGGTGACATGCACATAAAGATATAAGAATGCTAAGACTTGATTCATGAGAGAACTTTCCGACGCTCAACTCAGCTTGAGGGTTATTTGGAGATTGAGAATGCTCTTCAACTTTAAACTCTTCCTTTTATGTTAATCAAAAGATACAAATACTCGGAGTTAGAATTACATGGTGCAGAGACCCTCTTTTATATGGTATTGAGTTGTCCAATTTATGTAAGAAAATGCCTCTTCCCTCATGATTCTTTGAAGAGGTTTATGAGAGTGAATCATCATTTCTTGGTAGGAGTTCGATTATCTTGTGACCTATGGTTTTCTTGGGTGTTTGGCCACCTAGAGGTCACCGAAGTAGGACTCCTCAAGTACCATTTGCTCGGCTCGAGACCTCGGATTTGCCTTGATCGATAACTCGATGGGAGTTGTTCAGTACATCATCAATGTGTAAGCTCAACATCTTGATGCCACACACTCACATATCTATTCCAATACCACATATCATCGAATTGATGATGGGTATTTTTGATATCATCATTGTTTAAGGTTAACTAGAGTTTGATAATTTTTGAATCTCAACCCATTGTAATTACGTTCGAAGGTTGAGTTTCAACACAATCTTGACCCGATAATTTATTCCTCTATATTTTTAGCAATGAATTAGACGAAAATAATTTATAGACGTCCAAGGTTTTGAAGCATTTGAATTTAATAGAGGAAAGGAAGCACACAAGTGCaagaattttatttataaaaaaaatgagtaCAAGAATCTTTAAgaatagtttttatttttttcaaatgatAACAGGTGGGCTTTTAGCTCTTTGATCCGGAAAGGCGGAAAGTGATGATGTTGTTCATGAAAGAGGAGAGTGTGATGCACGCGCGTTGATTTGGTTCGTGAAAGATAATTTTTCACAGAGATATTTGTTGTTCTTTGACGAGGGAGATTTAGTAACAACCATCATTTAACTGCCACTATCCGTCTGCACGACTGCACGCTTTGCCTTcaaaatacacatacatacacagtAACATAACCCCCCCAATTCATGGTCTACTACATCATCTCACTCCCATTTGCCTTACGTCATTCACACGCCATCTGGTTGGGCCTTATCAGTTCTTCCACTCATGGGCCCAGCCCTCAAGCCTACCCAAAAAATGACTTGAATTTATggatttgaaagaaaaaaaagttcaaattaATATAATTGAAAAAATTCTTTGTGATCAGATTTTAGAATCAATTTTTTTACCACTTTTGCCTTGTTTTCCTAAtgatttgaaataaaatttattatagaAGCTCTATTAAGATAAAAGTGCGGATTAATTAGGGATTATGATTGCCCAGATCTTTAAATAGGTGCAACATTTTGATGCAtcgaaatttttttaaacaattttgaaTAAATATACATGTGTAATACATAgcataataaattcaaaaatataatttttattgtttgaaacaaaaatcaaattcaacataaaaaagtcATGACAATTCTTGAAATCGGATCTAAACTCAGAACATGTTgagaattttgattttgattttgaaaaaaaaaccaaaatgatatgtatccataattttggtggccataatctaagtggcattaggagaagtgtggggtaccattttgtattaaatggtcccccacacttctcctcatgccatctagattatgaatatcaaaattatgaacatatagTGTTTccgaaaaaaaatatgattaaatACGTTATGATAAATAtcacacatttatgattttccaaaaattttctAACAAAATTTGAGTGTGCACCGGTTTAAATACCTGTACATTTTGGCATTTTGCACATTTCCTCCCCCTCCATCCATTAATTAGACTTTGACTATCCTTGCATCAATTGTAAATTATAGTTTACTTTGAATTTGCAATGAAATGTCAGACTTGGTCATGGTCTCCTTAATCAGACGCACTTATCCGAGCATGCACACGAGTGAGCCGTAAGTGTTGAAAGCAATATTTCTGGGataagtagtagtagtagtactaTAACTTTGACCACTTTTAAGGTCCTTTTCATACATTTTCTTGTTACTTAAAAAAACCTTTTCGATATGTCATGAGACTTGGAAATTGAAGTTAGTAGGAGTAATTGAAATGTGGAAAATTTCAACATTTTCTCTCACAAGTTTGAATGGTCACCACCCGTTAGGAACCAAAATATTGATGACAATGCAATTAATGTGGTGTTAGCATTGGACCACTTCCTTTCAAATGatagtaataatatatatatataggaggaGTAGACCTGTGTTTGTCTCTACTATCTCTGCTTTAAACTCAACATCTTTAAATATTGATGGGGCTTTTGTCTGTACCTGTAacgaagaaagaacaaaaaaaagaatacgACAGGAGGAATCTAGAAAAGTAATATGGATCTCGTTTGTCAAATATCATTTGGGCCTCAAACTAATGGGCCTGCTTATGTTTGATTGTTTTCTGCATGATGCCGTGCGATGCCCCTTGATCCTAAAGTGGGCTATATTTCGGTTCATTCAAGTCTTGGGCTCGGGTTGTCAATATCATCTGGGCTTTTCTTCCATTCCTTTATTAGATTTTAAAGCCCAATAGTAATGGCTAAAGGGAAAAACCCTGGATCCATGTTATATATAGCAGTTTTTCtttgacgtttttttttttttacaagccTGAGATATATCGCAACACAACAAAGGCAAAATATATAGCAGTTTTTCtttgacgttttttttttttacaagccTGAGATATATCGCAACACAATAAAGGCAAAAACACAACATGGCATCGGATGGGATGGCTTCATTTTACAAACCAGAAGAAATGAGAGGTTTTATAACTTGTTTTTTTAATGTGCTTAACGTTTTTAGGAGTATGTAAATATTTATGGGCCCCCTTGGGCCTCCCCTAAAAGGCTTTGCTGGGTTATTACccgatgtgagacttttgtCCAACACCCCCCGCACTCGTGAGCTGGGTATCtctgcccaaggcccaacgagtggactttttatcgaggacgagtgcacacctgctccgataccatgtaaataTTTCTGGGCCCCTTTGGGcctcccctaaaaggcctattagaggGAAGGAGAGCTTGCTATTATATACACGATTTTTGCTGGGTTAttacccgatgtgggacttttgtccAACAGAGTAATTATTCATTGGTCTTGATACACCACGTTTGATTGAATATAAATACTTTGCactttaaatttgaaaaattcattaaCCGTCCTTGGACGGTGAATTGACACCGTCTCATTGGATCTAGTACACACATGAGCATATGACATGGTATAACGGGACTATTGAATAATTTCTCACATTATTTGCATCATATAGGAATTTGAATTGAAGAGGAATCTTCTTATATTTTGTATAgttgtttcaattttcaattaacaGTACAAAGAAAGCAATTTTTGAGTATAAAACTAGACAGTACGTACTATACAGTCTTAACACTAATTAATGGTGTGCTAACTTTATTGTTGACATTAGCATACTATGAGGTTCATGCACTTCCATCTCAGGCAGTACTGAAGGCTTAGATGGACAAGCCAATGCTATAAATTTGGGTATTTGGTCCCCAGGCATCAGAACCGGAAGGCTCATGTTCTGCGCTCGATCTTGCTTTGGCTTATGTcataaacaatcaaacaaataagATCAAGCATTGGTCAAACGAAAATGCTAATAATCCCAGCGTTTTTTGTTCCCGCTATTTTAAATACTGAGATGTAAATACACGATTTCACGTTAATCATATGTATTCATCTTAGCATTTCGGATAGAtgggacaaaaaaatattgagattcGGAAGACTTGGTGATTGGTCACAACAAAAAGAATTAGTAGCATGTGAAGGTGACTTACCTTGGGAGAAAGAGTGATTTCATTTCTGGCAAATTCTGTTTGGTCGTCGTTGTTATCGTCGGATTGAAAGAGAGATCTGATTTTTTCCCAGTAAAGGCAGCAAGTCAAGAAACAACTCATGCCAA
Coding sequences:
- the LOC120008426 gene encoding uncharacterized protein At5g65660-like — its product is MEREEGDRAFIGFPFGLALLLVMLIGMSCFLTCCLYWEKIRSLFQSDDNNDDQTEFARNEITLSPKPKQDRAQNMSLPVLMPGDQIPKFIALACPSKPSVLPEMEVHEPHSMLMSTIKLAHH